In Dreissena polymorpha isolate Duluth1 chromosome 11, UMN_Dpol_1.0, whole genome shotgun sequence, the genomic window ttcaaaacgaaaacaaactcttcagaacGAGTCATGGTCTATTGGAAGGTCGAGAATGGTATTTGGTACTTAATCATCCCATATctacaaagaaattaaatttataagctTTTTTGCCGTTAATATGATAACCCATCAGTTTAAAAGCACGATCGAAAACATTTCTGCATATGCGCGGACCAGTCTAAGATGTTGTTTACATAATTAGTTCCAAGgtcacaacaacaacagcaaacctACATGCATGCATGGGACTCAAATCTTTTTGCGTCCGTTTGTAGacattatctttatttattgaaGCATGGGAgattttttccatatataaaaatgctcacccttccaacctgaagcgcccagtgggacgagggatagaaagagaaagtcacatgcttgagtacattttaaCCCATgggcattgcacgcttttttcgcataaaaaaacagtggagcgatacagggccatcatggccctcttgttaagagAGCGCGAAAAAAGCGACCACTCTCGATCTAGTCACGTGAcattaccacgaagcaaggtaatcacgcattcgcggttatgacacgtgtattgttgattgccCTCACCTGCCGCggtaatgtacgtgtcaattatgttgttaattgatcggtctcttttataacgataatccctttatttttgagtatttaaacctgggaatctttaattgacGATATGATccaagcctttgcttctttttattaatataaaggaaagtatgtcATGAAGCAAATGTGCCGATATtatagtccttaattatcacaatattaaagatacctcaagttacctgaattaattgtaataactcaaagtaaatcgataattctaaaaaaaatatttaatgtgttTACCACTCAtttttgtcatttcaatatgtctactccaaaccaaccaacgaatttcaaatttccaaaacggaatttcGGGAAAAAAAAGAACGTTCTTTCAACCAAAAGTGGTTTTCCAGTCAAACGTGGCTTTATTACGATGagcaaaatataaacattaaaaatgtattataattgttttattattattattgaaactagtaaaattattattattgtgaaaattaaaaaacaactatatAGACAAATTACCATAATTGATTGCGATAGCGTTCACATTTGATTGTCCTGTGATATCATAGTTGTATGTATCATGCGATATGGTAATATTAttactgtacatacatgtataaaaatacatcaaatatgttattttcccAATCAACCTTTTTTTCGGACGCGAATATTAAATTTATTCCCATCATTTTGTCCAATTATATCGCGATTCATGTGTGTCGTTAATTCACTGTGAACTTTATTTATATACCGTACTTGAATTTAACGTGTCattacaatataatttttttttttattcaattgcgTGATAGGATTTTACGCTTTCTAATTCgtgaaattaaaaatgcaatatactAAATTACGGGTATGAACACGTCACATCACGCACCATGAACATTGTCGaacataaacaatacaataataagtaTATGTTTATCACTGAATGGGTAAACTAATTGTCAGTGATATTGATATGGTTTAttgaatatatacaatagacaaaccGTTCGTAAGTATACATGATCAAACCaaagtaacatatataaaggcatgacatgtgatcagtattgaatttcattagttgttaaataaagtatcaatacatgaagaggtataagacattttttttttggattacaacatttagaatctatttCACAATCAATGCTACAACGgtaacatcaaaaacaacaaagacgaatctacTAGATAGCGATAAGTCAAGATTGGGTAATgctatatacaattaatcataataatatttatacaggtttctttgactaaatgctttatttacagctaagtttctgttggtacatgtattatccgattgcattttttaataaattgtacaatgtttagtcttttccagtaatatttatttatatacaatttccttatatcatcatataaagaacattctaataaaaaatgatattcatcaacattgcaatgttgacattttctttcttAAAATGGTATGGCTTCAGATTTGTACCATCTGCCAGATTCTCTTTCTAATCTTTGGGATGAAACCCTTAATCTACAAAGATCAGATCTAAACTTATTTATGCTAACATTTGTTAAGTAAGGTTTCAATTCAAATTTACATAACTACCTGTAACGTATTGCTCTTGAGGAATCATTAAGTGCTGACATCCAATTTGcgataaatgtatcatttaatctagactttaccaaggataaaaaacacttttcatcacCTACACCTTGGTTCAGCCATGCATATTGAAAGCCTAAGGTCTGCAACAgattacatacatattttgcCCGAGAATGtgtatttggtttatttattaaattctcaaacatTTGGCTAGAAATACACTTTACATACGTATGATCTTCTAACTGTACAATTCTCAACCAATACCGTATTACATCTATGGCTCTTTTATATAGTTATCAAGGATGTTCTTCCAAGTTCActatatacaaaattattttgtgtttgatattttcaCGCCAAGTAGTTTTTTGCACAAATTTAGGTGAACTCTTTCAAGTGCCATTGACTCGGTTAAGCCCTATATTTCTGacccataatttaaaattggtaaaacaagCTAATCAAACAACTCTAATTTGGTAAGTATTGAAGTTTttggataatttattaaatatgagtaAAGCTTAAAAATAGCCTTTGAGGCTTGACCTGCAAGCGTTTCAAAGGTATTTGCGAAAGACTCTCCTGCAGTGAATACAATTCCTAAGTGTGTAAATGATTGAACAATTTTTAATGCTTGGtctttgttaaaaacaaatgttatatcTCTCCTAAGTTGTCCCCCTTTTTAAAAACCAGaacctttgttttatttgtgttaacacataaTTTCCACCTATCAGAATGTCCCTCTAACAAAGACAAAACTTTAATTAGTACATCCTCAGTTTCTGCAATAATTACAATGTCATCtgaatataacaacaaaaataattttagcataccaatatctattcctttaaaaccatttaacatataatgttCTTCTAGgtcgttcaaataaatagaaaataggaaAGATGATAATGATTCTCCTTGTCTTACTcctaaacaaacatgaaaaatctTCATTAGTTATTTTATTACCTAATTCTATTCTTGATTTCACATTTGTATACATAGATTTTATGATATCaagcatttttgacgatgctggaacagcagcgtctaaggtttgataaccagtaaaaaaatcttcacaatggcaacctatgtaaaagaccgagccagtccgattgagataactcgatttttcagttacttcacTTGGCATTCGCCAcagcgtaggagattgctcgttgattttcattgataacattctcctagcagagttgtcgttcgtgttgataaaggtaaatattaacagaacagcatatcctggggaaacagattcaataagtgtatcagaacgttaatttcaaattagtaattttacatccattttatttttatggaccaatgaaacaactatatattttcttaattttgtttgatatttgctctcgatttagtaaataaattgcgaataaaaacatgtaaaattaactttttacgcgatcacaaaactaaagaatgcgaacaatttcgaacctgcaaattgtaaacgctgcactgctatgatatatatacataaaacaacattACTTTGAGTAACTGTCCGTctcgctagcgcagtggtaagaacgttcgctttttcacctttacgacaccggttcgattcccgctcccggcgcaatgttatattttgtctgttttgtggtcaccattccggacaggtgtttttttccggataatctcatccccccgcagcatttgaccatataaaaaaattacaaagtatttcagtacaaaacaaatagctggaaattgcagctatcattctaaattcgtcccaactgtcgtcaatctaatcttattaggtaggagtgctgaacacactccgggtcccaacttTATGCAgtctcagcgcggaggtaactcattaccttggaaaaacacaaatacacacactgggtgcagcctaggcgcgtattgactcaaacaaggcaacaaactcaagtgcgggcacaatcatttaaaatttacatattgaatacgatattctaacagaaattacacaaccacctaagtgtacataccatgtttgatatttcgttcgattgatagatttcagcatatacatgtataaggtcatttcgctattagttaatccatatgttcgtgggcgaactcggatagtcaagtgctcatacgattgagctcacatggtccggctatgtgctcatacctactttcgagaatcatcatgaaggtattgccatacttaatgatcaagaatgtgacccgcctcccagtttcgctcaatgggtcaagttaccaacgggtactacttccccgtacccctaaactttttttcgtaccaaaaatgtttcgtacgcaaatttttttcgtaccaaattttttttcgtacccaaaattttcgtacctaaattttttatcgtacccaaatgttcgtatcaacatacacaattgtggtgatatagataaacttaaattgatgttttatatccatccttttcaaaagcatcgtcacaccagtactgccagtactttgattccGCTAACGCCTAGCTTCAACAGTTTATACCATATGATATCCCTCACCAAATAATCGAACGCTTTGGTAGTATCAACAAATACGGCATACAatcttttttgttcatttcataaataattaataacaccGTGTAACACAAAAAAGGTTATCAACAGTTCCCATATTTTGCCTTAATCCTGCCTGAGCCTCTATGTAGACATGATAGTGTTCAGCCCAATTGGTAAGTCTATTGTTAATGACTTTAGTAAATTatttcccaaaagtattttataATGTTATCCCTCTGTAACTATTAACATCCGGGTTTTTTTCACCTTTTTATGTTATGGAACAATAAACCCCTCACACCACACTTCAGGAAAACGtccatattcaaagaatttattaaacaaattacaaaCAACTTTTACTACTAATTCCAAATTTAAAAAACTCATTAAGCAGATAATCAGTGCCACCTGATTTACCATTATGAATTTGCTTACAAGCACTTATAATGTCTTGATCAGTAAGTGCTACATTGAACTCAccaaacattatatttaattctcTATTTAAGCTATTTAACaaactgataaaaaaaaacatcttcatCAGCTTGATAAAATCTAGAGTTATGGtcatttattgattaaaaatatattaaaaactccCTACTACTTATATCTTGCATATTATCTTTGcatgtactattattatttttaacattttgagTTAAGTTTTGCATTTGTAAGTCTTGCATTTTCTAATTTcgttgtttgatttttatcataAGCATATTTCTTCTTTCTAATTGAACTTTTATAAAGGCTCCTAGATTCTACCATGCTTTGTCTATTTCCCTCCGAGGAATAATGTCTGTACATATTAagattaatataataacattttgttaaatacTTACATTCATTATCAACATAGGCAGcagtaaaaataatgtttttatcaacacatTTTGTATTGTcaacaagcttttttttaaataatggtgaACTTATATTTTCAATTACATCACAAACTTGGGATAAATAACTATCCAATAAATCACTGTTTTGGGTTTGATCTATACAGCCACTAATAGTTTCAAAGGTATTTATTACAGCTTCACAAATCCAATAATAACTTACCATACTCATTTACAGTCTTATCAAGGTTACATCTTGGTAAGTTTACATCTTGTTAATCATCAGGTAACAAATTGTCTACACAGACATGAACAGTGTTATGTTACACAAAATCTGGTCTTTCCCCACTCTAGCATTAAAATCTCCACATTcataaaaaacttgttttaatcCTTAGGATTAAACAGAACAGACTTTAGCTTTTATACGACTCAtcttcaaaataacaataaaacaatatgcaAGTATTATAATTAATTGGTTACGTTATTGAGAAAGCctcaaaatttatgtttttatatatatttccactTGATGTCATTTgcgataaaaaagtatttttaggAAGTCAGCCATGGTCAATAATCGTCTTACACTTTGAACGTTGAAACTAATAACGTGCATATATGTAACAATATAACATGAACAATATATACAGCGCTTTTAAGGATTCATACAACTAATTGAATATTATTTGTATTGCATATATGCATCGTTCTTTCTCTCTATTGCCTCTAAGGCATATATCACATCATTAAGCCTGCATTGATGAAATTAGCTTCcctctgggaatactgggctttaTTCGTGTGCACAAATTATCGTTCCAGATTGCTCGCGCCTTCCGCactggctaataagggacgacactttcacttAAATAGGATTTTcacaaagaagagacttcattaaaataccaaacacgcggaaagtatcgtccccgattagcctctgtggactgtACAGGATTATTTGGGACGACaattaacgcatatgcatttaatcCCCCTTTACCCAGGGGGAGGCAGAAATAATAGACCACGGTATAAACATACATTCCCACCCTGTTAAACAAAGAAACAGCATACAGTATTGAGCGcgcttatatttattttcataactcATTGAAATTGTGCTTGTTTTACAGCAATTTGCTTTGTGTTTAtaatcaaaataaagaaaataaataatcaaacatgaaataaagaCATATAATTGCGAGCATGTATGAAAAAATGGAACTGTGGGTAATTGTCGACAACAGGTATGATACTTTTACAGCTCGGCAATTCTCGTGGTTTAAGTTGTTTAGACGTAGCTTCATAGACCTGACTTATTTCAAcgcattaatttattaaatatgcagCCATGTATGTTTCAATTCACGGTGGATTCATATTGTAGGCTTTAGTGACAACTTAATAGTGATGGCATGCGATTTAACGCATAACTTGTTTGCAATAACTCTTAATTATCACATAtcaaacattaacggacaagtatAGGTCTTAATCCGCTTAAAATTTCCTGTTTGTCTAGAACAAGTTTTGGTCCAATTTTGAGTTTTCTCAGTTGTTTCACAGTAGTACCGAATCACTATTTGACGTCCGAACGCTTTCGGAACGAACCTTTTAGCTTCTGGAGTCAACCGAAGACGTTCCGGACCTTGCCGAGGAAGGAACGCTCGGGTTACTTATATTGTTAACATGGATGGTAACTGCCCCATCTTCCAACATTTTGTTCTTATCCAAAACACTTCCGGGTTTGGATTTTTCGTGATCGACTTTAGTCGATTCGGTAGACGTTTGACTGTGGTCATATACATTTGACAAGTCTTTTGAAGACTGGGTAAGGGCAAATGTCGGGTTAGACCCTGGGCCGTCATTTCCGCCAGGACCGCCGTTTGTCATAGGGGGCTTTCGATTGTCTTGAAGGCGGATGTAGGAAACACGTTTTACGGGCGTGTTTCCACCGTTAGCAATTGGACCACCGTTATATTGAAAACCATTGTTAACATCTACCGGTATTATATATGGCGCCGGTCTCATTAGCTCTGAATAGAGAGGATTTTCTATTACAGACGATTGATCGGGATTCCGTTTTTGAACAACTGTGTATAGTGGTTTCCCAACGCTGTATAAGGATCCTGGCCGGGAACCATTACTGAATCGATTCAGGAAACCGTTTTCGCGCTTGATGAAATCGTCCATCGGGGATTGGCTTCCTAGGAAAATGCGAACTTTTTCTGATCGTGTTCTCGGTTTGGATGGATGGGCCATCATAATATCATTATTTCTGGTCCTGAAAATAAAATCAGAATTGTCAATCTTAGTATAAGTTCAAATACTGTGTATCCTGAAATTACATAGCCTCTCGTAATGTTTTCGTATGAAGTGTCAGATTAATCAGgcttgtttaatttgagttacaatgctatgacgttaaattttatttacacttaaatgttttatgaacattgcttggccaagtgtgaggttgagcgctctataaccggtttaaacacccaatactttgcattgaccgttccaaggcggtgaccccagctttattcatattttgtgtttatgttggtttgtattgtgctgtattgtgctgttttgtactctttgggcaatcggtcacttgccttaaataaaggaccaactaattgtttataatgagaattcaatactgctccagcagctggagttttacttctttatatagttaaaaaaaaagtgaaatacaaTAACTATATAGAACGGTCGATGCAAAAAATCGGAGGTTAAATAGACCAAAAGTGATTGTATGTGAAACACTgaaatggcataagacccatgttcGCATTCGCGACTCAATTAGTGTACCTCTTACAACAAATTAAACTTATAACTTACATGTTGACCACGGACTAAATTCGTCGCTTATCTCTAAAATAAGCTTAAACCCTATATTGACCTCAAGTGTTAAGCTACTGAAAtacatcttaaaataaattaagcacTTACATACCAGTTGAGAACAAAAACATAGTTAAAATAGTATTTTGTAACTCTTCTTATAGAATTGTAACTATTAGCTTACCTCTTATAGTAACACCACATGCAGATGATGACGAAAATTGTGATGGCGACGCCGATAGGAATGAAGATGGCAAGATAATATAGTTGATTCATCTTGCCGCCCACTGAAAATACAACAGAACAACGTGAGCATCGTTCTTAATGGGCTggacttaatgcgtgtgcgtataTGTTTGTGATAACGGTAAGTcgagcgaactgcacaggcttatctggtatgacacttaacgcacatgcattgagtccagctttctcagagcgaggctagTGTACTGATCAAAGTTATGTGCTCTTTAGTATATATACTTGTAGTAATCAACGTTCTGGGATGTTTATTATATGTACGTTTACAACAAACAACTCTTCCCAACACATTGAGAATACTTCACAAAAAAACTCATTATCAATTATATGTTGCGTTTGATTTAGAATAACACTAGCTTTTCGTTTACTGtgtgttaaatttatcaatacgTTCAAAGTGTTTCAACGTATGAGCATCAATTTTGAAAGACTCTTATTAAGCAATATTCAGGATCACAATACTAGATTCACCGGTGGGTTTTACTTTTCTGTTTCAATTATTTACTGCCATCTGCAATTCTAGGACAATAGGAGACTTTTAaagacaaaaaatgaaattaagtgcAATACTTCTGGGTGGAGTCTAATGTTTTGAGAATAATAAACACATTCCAAAAAATTACAGAAAGTATAATTGTTAAATGTTCCCCATTTTAATCGGTAAAACATTACTTTTCCTGTATAATgaacattgaaataaaaccatagcagttattatttaatttacgATTCAATTTCAATCCGAACTCGATATGAGTTGTATATCCCCCTATTTACTTTACCTTTCTTCTCAGCCATTTGGACTGTAGTAATCTTAGTTGTCGGAATTTCGGTTGATATTTGTGATGCAGTTGTTGTTGGTTGTGGTGCAGTTGttggttgtgttgttgttgttggttgtgGCATATTTGTTGTTGATGAAGTTGTAGTGGTTGTTGATGTAGTTGTAGTAAATACTGCGGGTATAACTTCTTCGCAGGTGATATTCAGCAGCATGTCAGGTTGGACTGGAACACAAACATTATACTTTATCAATTAAAGCAGATAACTGAGATGAAGTCTTACATGGATGACTAGAGAAGTAATATTTATTATAGGTCTAAATGGCTTGTACTTGGTCAGTAGATAAAAAGATCTAACATGATAATACTCCAGC contains:
- the LOC127850654 gene encoding uncharacterized protein LOC127850654 isoform X3 — protein: MAHPYGLWTLTSVLIYNCFVGLSIQQVPESISNACYGTDPTCDFFNLQCSSNSIIRLTNLIAGRKDAMMCPQDNHCGKTPDCCSYNVADPTATFTLEHTYQAYQNCSGRTNCSHIQAPWQVVSPTTGAPSSYVQLEYVCDNVTDKLPMCGGPFKKMSKVTNSTDIWFDGSTEIFDPNKASKECKCSFTNLHTQTSSMLFLDWIDVRLESHYRDVNATSAMCSSALFTPEGFFRPCKESTEHWKDNFIYNNLDRPHNITLSPGQTTEVLLKDIHKNGARDSPAMIWFKARVQPDMLLNITCEEVIPAVFTTTTSTTTTTSSTTNMPQPTTTTQPTTAPQPTTTASQISTEIPTTKITTVQMAEKKVGGKMNQLYYLAIFIPIGVAITIFVIICMWCYYKRTRNNDIMMAHPSKPRTRSEKVRIFLGSQSPMDDFIKRENGFLNRFSNGSRPGSLYSVGKPLYTVVQKRNPDQSSVIENPLYSELMRPAPYIIPVDVNNGFQYNGGPIANGGNTPVKRVSYIRLQDNRKPPMTNGGPGGNDGPGSNPTFALTQSSKDLSNVYDHSQTSTESTKVDHEKSKPGSVLDKNKMLEDGAVTIHVNNISNPSVPSSARSGTSSVDSRS